A part of Candidatus Electrothrix aestuarii genomic DNA contains:
- the aroD gene encoding type I 3-dehydroquinate dehydratase, which yields MKNGKICVSLAGGDVAALVEQARQAGDRADVIEVRLDSMLRPDVAGCCVALDKPLLFTYRPLWEGGAFEGSEERRILPLLEAVRRDAAYVDFELRANRRLRKRLLAGMELSSTQMIISWHNFDNTPSQAELEQVLVEMMESGAHIGKLVTTAHCMEDALRVLRLQEQAKEADFPLSCFCMGTPGRISRLATLYLGGYMTYACLNDAQATAPGQLSLEKLKALTSLLA from the coding sequence ATGAAAAACGGAAAGATCTGCGTATCCCTGGCTGGAGGCGATGTGGCTGCTCTTGTTGAGCAGGCCCGACAGGCGGGGGATCGGGCCGATGTGATTGAGGTGCGTCTGGACAGTATGTTGCGTCCCGATGTGGCGGGTTGCTGCGTTGCCCTCGATAAACCGCTACTTTTTACCTATCGACCACTTTGGGAAGGCGGGGCCTTTGAGGGGTCTGAAGAACGGCGGATTCTTCCTTTGCTTGAGGCTGTTCGGCGTGATGCCGCTTATGTTGATTTTGAACTGCGGGCGAATCGACGTTTGCGTAAGCGGCTGCTGGCAGGTATGGAGCTCAGTTCGACCCAGATGATTATTTCCTGGCATAATTTTGACAATACCCCGTCACAGGCTGAATTAGAGCAGGTGCTGGTGGAGATGATGGAGAGTGGTGCGCATATCGGCAAGCTCGTGACCACGGCACATTGCATGGAAGATGCCCTGCGGGTTCTCCGCTTGCAGGAGCAGGCCAAGGAAGCAGATTTTCCCCTCAGTTGTTTCTGTATGGGGACGCCGGGACGCATCTCCCGTCTTGCTACCCTCTATCTTGGTGGCTATATGACCTATGCCTGTCTGAATGATGCCCAGGCCACGGCCCCTGGCCAGTTATCGCTTGAGAAGCTGAAAGCGTTGACCTCCCTGCTTGCCTGA
- a CDS encoding dihydroorotate dehydrogenase, with translation MRESYGEGTGCPENCNAPDLRVQIGSLVLRNPVMTASGTFGYAREFENLVDLDQLGGIIVKGISLQPKPGNPPPRIVETSCGMLNAIGLENVGVDRFISGKMPYLRKLSTPVVVNILGDSVEEYSEIARKLDGVEGVAALEVNISCPNVKKGGVAFGTVPEMAARVTEAVRQASQLPLIVKLSPNVTDIVLMAKAVEGAGADAVSLINTLIGMAIDPVSRRPKLANVIGGLSGPAIKPVALRMVWQVAQAVSLPVIGIGGITTANDALEFFLAGATAVQVGTANFYDPSSTGNIVQGLKGYLQEQGEDRLVDIIGTLKIGTD, from the coding sequence ATGAGAGAATCGTATGGAGAAGGCACAGGATGCCCGGAAAATTGCAATGCGCCTGATCTGCGGGTGCAGATCGGTTCTCTGGTCCTGCGCAATCCAGTCATGACCGCGTCAGGTACCTTTGGCTATGCCCGTGAATTTGAGAATCTGGTTGATCTTGATCAACTGGGTGGCATCATTGTGAAGGGAATCTCGCTGCAACCCAAACCGGGAAATCCTCCGCCGAGAATCGTAGAAACCTCCTGTGGGATGCTTAATGCCATTGGTCTGGAGAATGTCGGGGTTGATCGGTTTATTTCGGGAAAGATGCCCTATCTGCGGAAACTCTCTACCCCGGTTGTGGTGAATATCCTCGGTGATTCCGTGGAGGAGTACAGTGAGATCGCCCGCAAACTGGACGGAGTGGAAGGGGTTGCTGCTCTGGAGGTGAATATCTCCTGTCCCAATGTGAAAAAGGGCGGTGTTGCCTTTGGGACCGTGCCGGAGATGGCGGCTCGGGTAACCGAAGCCGTACGTCAGGCTTCCCAACTTCCCTTGATCGTCAAACTCTCTCCAAATGTCACTGATATTGTCTTGATGGCTAAGGCGGTTGAAGGAGCAGGAGCCGATGCGGTTTCTTTGATTAATACCCTGATCGGCATGGCTATTGATCCGGTCAGTCGCAGGCCGAAATTGGCGAATGTGATCGGTGGGCTCTCCGGTCCGGCCATTAAACCGGTGGCCCTGCGCATGGTCTGGCAGGTTGCCCAGGCGGTTTCCCTGCCGGTGATCGGGATAGGTGGCATTACCACAGCAAACGATGCCCTGGAATTTTTCCTGGCCGGGGCCACAGCGGTCCAGGTAGGGACTGCGAATTTCTATGATCCGTCCTCCACAGGTAATATTGTGCAGGGGCTGAAAGGGTATCTGCAGGAGCAGGGAGAGGATCGTTTGGTTGATATTATAGGTACCTTAAAGATCGGGACAGACTAA
- a CDS encoding dihydroorotate dehydrogenase electron transfer subunit has protein sequence MSEFQQKCSLVGRDRLADDVYRLTLQAPRIAAHAQPGQFVMVRVSDGLDPLLRRPFSIHRVFANGDISLLFKIIGKGTEMLAHCCLGDELDLVGPLGNGFVLPDEGPVCLIGGGMGIAPLLFLAEQLHMTGRETGNDYVLLGARTQDELTPLDEEFAALGYTVQRATDDGSIGHKGFIPDLLDFILPEMTQVYTCGPHLMMENVVRQCRQAEVKCQVSLETHMACGIGACLGCTVNGKRGLVHVCKQGPVFKAENLEWSLE, from the coding sequence ATGTCTGAATTCCAGCAAAAATGCAGCCTTGTCGGGAGGGATCGCTTGGCGGACGATGTATATCGTCTCACCTTACAGGCCCCGAGGATTGCTGCTCATGCCCAGCCAGGTCAGTTTGTTATGGTGCGGGTTTCTGATGGCCTTGATCCCCTGCTTCGTCGTCCTTTTTCTATCCATCGTGTCTTTGCGAATGGTGATATCTCCTTACTTTTCAAGATAATTGGTAAGGGAACCGAGATGCTGGCCCACTGTTGTCTCGGTGATGAGCTGGATCTGGTTGGCCCCCTGGGGAATGGTTTTGTCCTTCCTGATGAAGGACCTGTCTGTCTGATCGGCGGCGGGATGGGAATCGCCCCCTTACTTTTTTTGGCTGAGCAATTGCACATGACCGGGCGGGAGACCGGGAATGATTATGTGCTGCTCGGTGCCCGTACCCAAGATGAACTGACGCCCCTGGATGAGGAATTCGCCGCCTTGGGCTATACGGTTCAGCGTGCAACAGATGACGGTAGTATCGGGCATAAGGGCTTTATTCCGGATCTTCTTGATTTTATCCTGCCGGAGATGACCCAGGTCTACACCTGTGGCCCTCATCTCATGATGGAAAATGTTGTTCGCCAATGCCGACAGGCAGAGGTGAAGTGCCAGGTTTCCCTGGAGACCCATATGGCCTGCGGCATAGGGGCCTGTCTTGGCTGTACGGTCAATGGAAAAAGAGGTTTGGTTCATGTTTGTAAACAGGGACCTGTCTTTAAGGCGGAGAACCTGGAATGGAGTCTGGAATGA